A genome region from Arachis duranensis cultivar V14167 chromosome 6, aradu.V14167.gnm2.J7QH, whole genome shotgun sequence includes the following:
- the LOC107493834 gene encoding protein CHUP1, chloroplastic-like: protein MESSTSKEDVLKPVILKASIPLAVTFGGLIYTWIKAKRCLSKAPSLSTNEAISNGNNSQQGEESCLSLASMEEYEGDSAFGETSVIHDYSENPCFEEEINSLRSQIEGMKMKELALRLQFDQFCGLREQELELGEIKNALSLEIARIGFLEREISSMEAEHKKLEDWRSENKLLQKRFKKLQRRSMAQYRIVKEQALMIKAEEAEILRCHDELRMKVNIIDELEDEIKKLQRELDQLQAHKNELLKKIDTLERLHASKIEVSREDYNHVVDELDHVKKEQADEAKELIHLRWTNACLRHEITRHHDNVHQHQHGDNNIELEPGGGSDNQVTHYDSDHDQSHDDDGSSFEHHSVSHFVSFRHGNNGTRSKSGKLLRRIKRWVEGTETSKT, encoded by the exons ATGGAAAGTTCAACATCAAAAGAAGATGTTCTAAAGCCAGTGATCCTCAAAGCTAGTATTCCTTTAGCTGTTACTTTTGGTGGTTTAATCTATACATGGATCAAAGCAAAGAGATGTTTATCTAAGGCTCCTTCCTTATCAACAAATGAAGCGATTTCTAATGGCAACAATTCTCAACAAGGTGAAGAAAGTTGCCTTAGCCTTGCTTCAATGGAAGAATATGAAGGAGACAGTGCGTTTGGTGAGACATCCGTGATCCATGATTACAGTGAAAATCCATGTTTTGAGGAAGAGATTAACAGCCTAAGAAGCCAGATTGAAGGTATGAAAATGAAGGAATTGGCCTTGAGGTTGCAGTTTGATCAGTTTTGTGGCTTGAGAGAGCAAGAACTTGAGCTTGGAGAAATCAAGAATGCACTTTCGCTTGAGATCGCCCGCATCGGTTTCTTGGAAAGGGAGATTTCATCCATGGAGGCAGAGCATAAGAAGTTGGAGGATTGGAGATCGGAGAATAAGTTGCTTCAGAAGAGGTTTAAGAAGCTGCAGAGGAGATCGATGGCGCAGTATCGCATTGTGAAGGAGCAGGCCTTGATGATCAAGGCAGAGGAAGCAGAAATCTTGAGATGCCATGATGAATTGAGAATGAAGGTTAACATTATTGATGAATTAGAGGATGAAATCAAGAAACTGCAAAGGGAATTGGATCAATTGCAGGCTCACAAGAATGAACTTCTTAAGAAGATTGACACACTTGAAAGATTACATGCGTCTAAG ATTGAGGTAAGTAGGGAAGATTACAACCATGTTGTGGATGAATTGGACCATGTGAAGAAGGAACAAGCAGATGAAGCTAAAGAACTGATTCACTTGCGTTGGACCAATGCTTGCTTAAGGCACGAGATAACAAGGCACCATGACAACGTACATCAGCATCAGCACGGAGACAACAACATAGAACTTGAACCTGGAGGAGGAAGCGATAATCAAGTTACTCATTATGACTCCGACCATGATCAATcacatgatgatgatggttcATCATTTGAGCATCACAGTGTTTCTCATTTTGTTTCCTTTCGTCACGGCAATAATGGAACTCGTTCGAAAAGCGGAAAGCTGCTTAGAAGGATAAAGAGATGGGTTGAAGGCACTGAAACAAGCAAAACTTAG